In Gimesia benthica, a single window of DNA contains:
- a CDS encoding response regulator gives MPRPDLSHTQISQILNRLEESVRETFREAFSPQNNRVPSSLPVVPQEPHQDTSATEETETTRLRRELQATREELKQAQAVAAAATRARCEFLAYMSHEIRTPMTAILGFTELLQNEALSDEDQNRAVKTIRRNSNYLLDVINEILELSRLESGLLEIEQLQVDPLQLGREVVDQLSEQARALNNTIHLEIEGSVPETIQTDPTLLKQALVNLLTNALKLTTEGHIRLTLSCDPSHQVFCFGVSDTGMGIPTDQRQHVFQPFRQAAATTTGKRGKAGSGFTIISRIAELLQGEIRLEQDASENSEFTFMIATGPLDQVRMLSSQEAGELDLPDPRSFSANSRLQGRILVVEDNLDNQRLIRFLLNRAGAEITIAANGQLGVDMALQSESPFDLILMDLQMPVLDGYQATIALRAAGYTGPIVALTAHALTGELERCLSVGFDDCLTKPIDRNVLIPQIAARLARKSTSVTR, from the coding sequence ATGCCCAGACCCGATTTATCACACACACAAATTTCGCAGATTCTCAACAGACTCGAAGAGTCGGTGCGGGAGACATTCCGCGAAGCGTTCTCTCCTCAAAACAACCGCGTGCCCTCCAGTCTGCCAGTCGTCCCTCAAGAGCCCCACCAGGACACATCCGCTACAGAGGAAACAGAGACAACCCGGTTGCGTCGGGAACTGCAGGCGACGCGAGAAGAATTGAAGCAGGCACAGGCTGTCGCTGCAGCAGCAACACGCGCCCGCTGCGAATTCCTGGCTTACATGAGTCATGAAATCCGCACGCCGATGACCGCCATCCTGGGTTTCACGGAGCTGTTGCAGAACGAAGCCCTTTCGGATGAAGATCAGAATCGAGCCGTCAAAACCATCCGGCGTAACAGCAACTACCTGCTGGATGTCATCAACGAAATCCTGGAACTCTCCCGGCTGGAATCGGGACTTCTCGAAATCGAACAGTTGCAGGTCGATCCCCTGCAGCTCGGACGCGAAGTCGTCGACCAGTTATCCGAACAGGCCCGCGCGTTGAACAATACGATTCACCTGGAGATCGAAGGCTCTGTTCCGGAAACAATACAAACCGACCCCACGCTGCTGAAACAGGCGCTGGTCAATCTGTTGACCAATGCACTCAAACTGACCACCGAGGGACACATCCGACTCACACTCAGCTGCGATCCGTCACATCAGGTGTTCTGCTTTGGTGTCAGTGATACCGGCATGGGCATTCCCACCGATCAGCGTCAGCACGTCTTTCAGCCTTTTCGCCAGGCAGCCGCAACGACGACAGGCAAGCGAGGAAAAGCCGGCTCAGGCTTTACGATCATCAGCCGCATCGCAGAACTCCTGCAGGGCGAAATCCGCCTCGAACAGGACGCCTCAGAGAACAGCGAATTCACTTTTATGATCGCTACTGGCCCATTGGATCAGGTCCGCATGCTGTCATCACAAGAGGCAGGAGAACTCGATCTACCCGATCCCCGATCATTCTCTGCCAACAGTCGCCTGCAGGGGCGCATCCTGGTGGTGGAGGACAATCTCGACAACCAGCGGTTGATCCGCTTCCTGCTCAACCGCGCTGGTGCCGAAATCACGATTGCCGCGAATGGTCAACTAGGCGTCGACATGGCCCTGCAGTCGGAATCCCCTTTCGACCTGATCCTGATGGATTTGCAGATGCCCGTCCTCGACGGCTATCAGGCAACCATTGCCCTCCGCGCCGCAGGTTACACAGGTCCCATCGTTGCACTCACTGCGCATGCTCTCACGGGCGAACTCGAACGCTGCCTGAGTGTCGGCTTTGATGACTGCCTGACCAAGCCCATCGACCGCAACGTTCTGATTCCTCAGATCGCCGCGCGACTCGCCCGCAAGTCGACCTCCGTCACGCGCTGA
- a CDS encoding neutral/alkaline non-lysosomal ceramidase N-terminal domain-containing protein — protein sequence MGTTSLTAAEQWHAGLAKAKITPETDVWLAGYGSKRAPDGKLHDIWMKALALESPGGERAVLITSDFQGVPKSMSDRVFKIIKTKFDLERRQIMFTFSHNHCGPRLGDDLYDYYPTTPEQDKTVAEYTDRMVEKTVAMIGEALDNLAPATLKQGNGHTTFAVNRRNNREADIPNLLKAGKALVGPVDHDVPILTVTRPDGQLAAVLFGYACHPTTLSFTKICGDYPGFAQLEIEKNHPGTLAMFVNTCGGDQNPLPRRKVELCEKYGHMLAVAVEEALKQPLQNVSPGLKTAFTYVDLPYLKVVTRADLEADAKSGSAIKQRWAKRLLKKLDQGETFPTAYPYPIHAWRLGKETLMIGMGAETVVDYSLLFKREFGPGTWVCGYADDMISYIPSKRVWLEGGYEGGWNLYEYGRPAYRWSEQTEDLISETVHKLVKQVE from the coding sequence CTGGGCACAACAAGTCTCACGGCTGCAGAACAGTGGCACGCCGGTTTAGCCAAGGCCAAAATCACTCCCGAAACCGATGTCTGGCTGGCAGGCTACGGATCCAAACGTGCCCCCGATGGCAAGCTGCATGACATCTGGATGAAAGCCCTCGCACTCGAATCACCAGGTGGCGAACGCGCTGTCCTGATCACCAGCGATTTCCAGGGCGTCCCCAAAAGCATGAGCGATCGCGTCTTCAAAATAATTAAAACGAAGTTTGACCTGGAACGCCGCCAGATCATGTTTACCTTCTCGCATAATCACTGTGGACCCCGGCTGGGAGACGACCTTTACGATTACTATCCCACCACGCCGGAGCAGGACAAAACCGTCGCCGAGTACACGGACCGTATGGTCGAAAAAACCGTCGCCATGATTGGTGAAGCACTTGATAATCTTGCCCCCGCAACACTCAAGCAAGGCAACGGACACACCACGTTCGCCGTCAATCGCCGCAACAACCGTGAAGCCGACATTCCCAATCTGCTCAAAGCGGGCAAGGCACTCGTGGGCCCCGTCGATCACGACGTCCCCATCCTGACCGTCACCCGCCCCGATGGCCAGCTGGCGGCTGTCCTGTTCGGCTATGCCTGTCATCCCACGACGCTCAGCTTCACAAAAATCTGTGGTGACTATCCCGGCTTCGCACAACTGGAGATCGAAAAAAATCATCCCGGCACGCTGGCCATGTTCGTCAACACCTGCGGCGGTGATCAGAACCCGCTCCCCCGCCGGAAAGTCGAGCTCTGTGAAAAATACGGACACATGCTGGCTGTCGCCGTCGAAGAAGCCTTAAAGCAGCCGTTGCAGAACGTTTCGCCCGGTTTAAAAACCGCATTTACCTATGTTGATCTTCCTTATCTCAAAGTCGTCACCCGCGCTGACCTCGAAGCGGATGCCAAAAGCGGAAGTGCCATCAAACAAAGGTGGGCCAAACGGCTCCTGAAAAAACTGGATCAGGGAGAGACCTTCCCCACCGCCTATCCCTATCCAATTCACGCCTGGCGGCTGGGTAAGGAAACTCTCATGATCGGCATGGGAGCCGAAACTGTCGTCGATTACTCACTCCTCTTCAAGCGGGAATTCGGACCGGGGACCTGGGTCTGCGGCTACGCCGACGACATGATCTCCTACATTCCTTCCAAACGGGTCTGGCTCGAAGGAGGTTACGAAGGGGGCTGGAACCTCTATGAATACGGCCGCCCCGCCTATCGCTGGTCCGAACAGACGGAAGATCTCATTTCAGAAACCGTGCACAAGCTCGTCAAACAGGTCGAGTGA
- a CDS encoding dihydrodipicolinate synthase family protein, with protein sequence MTSSIKMITALGTPLTPEEDLHVEGLEAHLQDQLDHGINGFLVAGTMGLMQLLKERTYRDLVARSVACNAGRAELLVGVGDTSYVRTLERIRMVEEYDIDGVVALAPFFIKYSQSDLIDYYQSLADASSRPLFLYDLPQTTGTKLEVATVLQLAQHPNIHGIKCSDHFVTIRPVLDAIGDEFRVIVAQPTLMDVLLRTGVREHLDGIYGVVPEWIAAMVTATEAEDWETLAGVQQDLSALLTLLQTFSAPLFSSVTALLNRRGIPGNFAPRPMRPITEAEEAALFELPLVKKMFAGKAVTAAE encoded by the coding sequence ATGACCAGTTCGATCAAAATGATTACCGCCCTGGGGACTCCGTTGACTCCGGAAGAAGACCTGCACGTCGAAGGGCTGGAAGCCCATCTGCAGGATCAGCTGGACCACGGTATTAACGGTTTCCTGGTTGCGGGCACGATGGGGCTGATGCAGCTCTTGAAGGAGCGCACCTATCGCGATCTGGTTGCCCGGAGTGTGGCGTGTAACGCCGGACGGGCGGAACTGCTGGTAGGCGTCGGCGATACGAGCTATGTGCGGACGCTGGAGCGGATTCGGATGGTGGAAGAGTATGACATCGACGGCGTGGTGGCATTAGCTCCCTTTTTCATCAAGTACAGTCAATCCGACCTGATCGATTATTACCAGTCACTGGCAGATGCGAGTTCCCGCCCCCTGTTTCTGTATGACTTGCCTCAGACGACGGGGACCAAACTGGAAGTGGCGACCGTGCTGCAGCTGGCACAGCATCCGAACATTCACGGGATTAAGTGTTCCGATCACTTTGTGACGATCCGGCCGGTGCTGGATGCGATTGGCGATGAATTTCGCGTGATCGTCGCCCAGCCGACACTGATGGATGTGCTGCTGCGTACCGGCGTTCGCGAGCATCTGGATGGGATCTATGGCGTTGTGCCAGAGTGGATCGCGGCGATGGTGACCGCGACAGAAGCGGAAGACTGGGAGACACTGGCGGGAGTTCAGCAGGATCTTTCTGCCTTACTCACACTGCTGCAGACGTTTTCTGCGCCGCTGTTTTCCTCGGTGACCGCATTACTGAACCGGCGGGGGATTCCCGGTAATTTTGCGCCGCGGCCCATGCGTCCCATCACGGAGGCCGAAGAGGCAGCACTGTTTGAACTGCCCCTGGTGAAAAAGATGTTTGCTGGTAAAGCGGTCACCGCAGCGGAGTGA
- a CDS encoding pyridoxal-phosphate dependent enzyme, with protein sequence MEVEPFTLGEGETPLVRSRRIGPAMGLAHLYFKLETVNPTGSYKDRFAAAAINEMLSQGKRRVVTCSSGNAGSALAAYSAAAGLECEVAVFIGAPENKLKQMLAYGARVWRIEGFGADPEISRATFKCLKQIGAAADAALQVSSYQFNPVGMAGVEVIGHELVTQAAAFNRSIDHVVCCAGGGGLLLAVYRGLKTALEGKEQVNFPAIHCVQPAGNNTIAGPLREGSSLARSCESTTAVGGLQVANVLDGHEVIRICRETGGNGYLVADDYIFEVQARLAREEGIFCEPAAAVSLAGVLRAVAQGEIAADETVVCLITGTGFKDQCAIDRMLSDTTCPVISLSEFQKQSL encoded by the coding sequence ATGGAAGTTGAGCCGTTTACGTTGGGCGAGGGAGAGACCCCGCTGGTGCGATCGCGGCGGATCGGACCTGCTATGGGGCTGGCGCATTTATATTTCAAACTGGAGACGGTGAATCCGACCGGTTCATATAAAGATCGTTTTGCGGCAGCCGCGATCAACGAGATGCTGTCGCAGGGGAAGCGACGGGTGGTGACCTGTTCGAGCGGAAATGCAGGTTCGGCCCTGGCAGCTTACAGTGCCGCTGCGGGACTGGAATGTGAGGTCGCGGTCTTCATCGGCGCTCCCGAAAATAAACTGAAACAGATGCTGGCCTACGGTGCTCGTGTCTGGAGGATTGAAGGCTTTGGTGCTGATCCGGAAATCAGCCGCGCCACGTTCAAATGTCTCAAACAGATTGGGGCTGCCGCTGATGCGGCGCTGCAGGTGAGCAGTTATCAGTTCAACCCGGTGGGCATGGCGGGAGTCGAAGTGATTGGACACGAGCTGGTCACGCAGGCGGCTGCTTTCAACCGATCGATTGATCATGTTGTCTGCTGTGCAGGCGGCGGAGGTCTGCTGCTGGCGGTCTACCGTGGTTTAAAGACGGCGCTGGAGGGGAAGGAACAAGTCAATTTCCCGGCCATCCACTGCGTTCAGCCGGCGGGGAACAATACGATTGCCGGCCCGTTGCGAGAGGGAAGCAGTCTGGCCCGGTCCTGTGAAAGTACGACCGCGGTGGGAGGTCTGCAGGTGGCGAACGTGCTGGATGGTCACGAGGTGATTCGCATCTGTCGAGAGACCGGAGGCAACGGTTATCTGGTTGCCGATGATTACATATTTGAAGTACAGGCCCGCCTGGCGCGCGAGGAGGGCATTTTCTGTGAACCGGCGGCAGCCGTTTCGCTGGCAGGTGTATTACGTGCAGTGGCGCAGGGAGAAATCGCTGCGGATGAAACGGTGGTCTGTCTGATTACCGGTACCGGTTTCAAGGACCAGTGTGCCATCGATCGGATGCTGTCTGATACGACATGTCCCGTGATCAGCCTGTCGGAATTCCAAAAACAAAGTTTGTAA
- a CDS encoding FadR/GntR family transcriptional regulator, with protein sequence MNTLQSDSPVIGSDSRTLSAELAEQLCARIRNDRLAPGTRLGTEADLASEFGVSRTVVREAVGSLRGLGVVVGRQGLGLCVGEADNFSTVLRNALVPQVASADGWRELQQLRAVIEIGSIALAVESISTEEIIRLQTIVAEMKRVMRNLDEDPQGTSKAYKELDCLFHETILGASHGNFVQQFHGVLLDYFHAGDVYGCPPRESGLHEHEQIANAIADRDVDLATKYLTEHLKPQLKAPSKESTTN encoded by the coding sequence ATGAACACACTGCAGAGTGATTCTCCGGTCATCGGTTCCGACTCCCGAACATTAAGTGCAGAGCTTGCAGAGCAGCTGTGCGCCAGGATTCGCAATGATCGTCTCGCTCCCGGAACCCGTCTGGGAACCGAAGCCGATCTGGCCAGTGAATTCGGCGTATCACGAACCGTCGTCCGGGAAGCGGTCGGCTCACTCCGCGGTCTGGGAGTAGTCGTCGGCAGACAGGGGCTCGGGCTCTGTGTCGGCGAAGCAGATAACTTCTCCACCGTACTCCGTAATGCCCTGGTCCCCCAGGTCGCCAGTGCAGACGGCTGGCGCGAACTGCAACAGTTGCGGGCCGTGATTGAAATCGGCTCCATCGCCCTGGCTGTCGAATCGATCTCCACCGAGGAAATCATCCGCTTGCAGACCATCGTAGCAGAAATGAAACGGGTCATGCGGAACCTGGACGAAGATCCCCAGGGAACCAGCAAAGCCTACAAGGAACTGGACTGCCTGTTCCACGAGACAATTCTGGGTGCCTCACATGGAAACTTTGTGCAACAGTTCCATGGCGTACTGCTCGACTACTTCCACGCAGGCGATGTCTATGGATGTCCGCCCCGGGAAAGTGGGTTGCATGAACACGAACAGATTGCCAATGCCATCGCCGACCGCGATGTCGACCTGGCTACGAAATACTTGACAGAACACTTGAAGCCGCAATTAAAGGCGCCCAGTAAAGAATCCACGACAAATTAA
- a CDS encoding DUF1559 domain-containing protein, protein MFRFHSKVRARGFTLIELLVVIAIIAILIALLLPAVQQAREAARRSSCKNNFKQVGLALQNYHDTYTVFPIGAGISGGCSGYSGAHMFSWGTRILPYLDQANIYNNLNFSGPTPFVPANFSNTTCLNPVVPFLCPSNPQPDTIVNKNGAFAGALPNGMPRTDMGGVADSVSWKCNSGSGVRPTSVGNGVLYAISKVRMRDIIDGSSNTLMVGEITGSLASSGLNGNSYTGYDVFDTSNGINSIDTVPGGGTFAFRPQGFSSYHVGGCHFVFGDGSVHFLSENIDQGTLTALTTRAGGEVVGEY, encoded by the coding sequence ATGTTCCGTTTCCATTCCAAGGTGAGAGCTCGTGGATTTACGCTGATTGAACTTCTGGTCGTGATTGCCATTATCGCCATCCTGATCGCTTTACTCCTGCCCGCGGTTCAGCAGGCTCGTGAAGCAGCCCGCAGATCGTCCTGCAAAAACAACTTCAAACAGGTTGGACTCGCTCTGCAGAACTATCACGACACCTACACTGTCTTTCCCATCGGTGCCGGCATCAGTGGAGGCTGCAGTGGCTACTCAGGCGCGCACATGTTTTCCTGGGGCACCCGTATCCTGCCTTACCTCGATCAGGCCAATATTTATAACAATCTGAACTTCTCCGGGCCGACTCCTTTTGTCCCCGCGAATTTCTCCAACACCACCTGCCTCAACCCGGTAGTGCCGTTCCTCTGTCCCAGCAATCCACAGCCTGACACCATCGTCAATAAAAACGGTGCTTTCGCAGGCGCACTCCCAAACGGCATGCCCCGGACCGACATGGGCGGCGTTGCCGACTCCGTCAGCTGGAAATGTAACAGCGGCTCTGGCGTGCGACCCACTTCGGTCGGTAACGGGGTCCTCTATGCCATCTCGAAAGTCAGAATGCGCGACATCATCGATGGCTCCAGCAACACTCTCATGGTGGGTGAAATCACAGGCTCGCTCGCTTCGAGTGGCCTCAATGGAAACTCCTACACCGGCTACGATGTCTTCGATACCAGCAATGGTATTAACAGCATTGACACCGTTCCCGGAGGCGGTACGTTCGCTTTCCGGCCGCAGGGCTTCTCCAGCTATCACGTAGGCGGCTGTCACTTTGTCTTCGGCGATGGTTCGGTGCATTTCCTCTCCGAAAACATTGACCAGGGAACGCTCACTGCACTCACAACCCGGGCCGGTGGTGAAGTTGTTGGCGAATATTAA
- a CDS encoding sialidase family protein, with product MQLRPNFILLLTALLLSLSSAKAEEWNHPQTSRLPHKHLGPFIRLTDGNILAPDAKQSLISADEGKTWQATPLYAEPEKFHTSNERALIQTRKGTIILVCMNLAERKFNWNDKLGGPQPDCYLPVYVIRSTDNGKTWLTPQILQDHGWCGAVRSMIQTKSGRIIVVVSQSIANPGRHVSHTYYSDDEGETWKHSNMIDLGGSGDHDGAMEGTIVELKDGRIYQLIRTKFGRFWEAFSEDEGASWRTIRPSKIPASSSPAILQRLDSGRIVMLWNRFRDPQKRTGRREELSLAFSDDECQSWSKPTVIARDLTPPGQKRENRVSYPYVFEAHPGELWVTTMQGPVRLKFKEADFLSP from the coding sequence ATGCAACTTAGACCCAACTTCATCCTGCTCCTCACCGCGCTCCTGCTCTCCCTTTCATCAGCGAAAGCTGAGGAATGGAATCACCCCCAGACCAGCAGACTGCCCCATAAGCATCTCGGGCCTTTTATCAGATTGACGGATGGCAACATCCTCGCCCCCGATGCCAAACAGTCGCTGATCAGCGCGGATGAAGGAAAGACCTGGCAGGCCACGCCCCTCTATGCCGAACCGGAAAAGTTCCACACCAGCAACGAACGCGCACTGATCCAGACCCGCAAAGGGACGATCATCCTTGTCTGCATGAATCTGGCCGAACGCAAATTCAACTGGAACGACAAACTGGGAGGCCCACAGCCCGACTGCTACCTCCCCGTCTATGTCATCCGCAGCACCGATAATGGAAAAACCTGGCTCACACCTCAGATCCTTCAGGACCACGGCTGGTGCGGTGCCGTACGCAGCATGATCCAGACCAAATCGGGCCGCATCATCGTCGTCGTCTCCCAGTCCATCGCCAATCCCGGCAGACACGTCTCGCACACCTATTATTCAGACGATGAAGGCGAGACCTGGAAGCACAGCAACATGATCGACCTCGGCGGTTCCGGCGATCACGACGGCGCCATGGAGGGGACCATCGTCGAACTCAAAGATGGACGCATCTACCAGCTGATCCGCACAAAATTCGGCCGCTTCTGGGAAGCTTTCTCCGAAGATGAAGGAGCTTCCTGGCGGACCATTCGTCCCTCGAAAATTCCTGCAAGTTCCTCCCCCGCGATTCTGCAGCGACTCGACAGCGGCCGCATTGTCATGCTCTGGAACCGCTTTCGCGATCCCCAGAAACGCACAGGTCGCCGCGAAGAACTGTCTCTCGCTTTCTCCGACGATGAATGTCAATCCTGGAGCAAGCCCACGGTCATCGCCCGTGATCTGACTCCTCCGGGACAGAAACGCGAAAACCGCGTCTCCTACCCCTACGTCTTCGAAGCCCATCCCGGCGAACTCTGGGTTACCACCATGCAGGGGCCCGTCCGTCTCAAGTTTAAAGAGGCCGATTTTCTTAGCCCCTGA
- a CDS encoding sugar phosphate isomerase/epimerase family protein — MQSMSRRQFLSSASAACLAVPGLQTVFAGKTAPPTLTLGFSLYGMPHMQTEQALQTVADIGYDSTELCLMDAWDATPLKLNPQRRKAIASKLDDTGLKLASLMEHCDLTGSPASQQPVLERLKRAAQLGHDLKPDHPPLIETTAGSGKWEDRKEEMRDNLKGWAQVAESTQTVIAVKPHRGGVVDRPEQGVWLVEQINSPWIRLNYDFSHFTHRDISLEDSLKTMLPYTSFIQIKDTVLKDNKARFVLPGESGDIDYVRLLKLAVAGGYRGDICCEVSGMVFKQPGYDPVAAAKTCYQNIAPAFQKAGIQRS, encoded by the coding sequence ATGCAGTCTATGTCCCGTCGTCAGTTTCTCTCCTCCGCCAGTGCCGCCTGTCTGGCAGTACCGGGCCTGCAAACCGTCTTCGCCGGAAAAACCGCACCGCCGACGCTCACCCTCGGCTTCAGCCTCTACGGCATGCCGCATATGCAGACCGAACAGGCCCTGCAGACCGTCGCAGATATCGGCTACGACTCCACCGAACTCTGCCTGATGGACGCTTGGGACGCCACACCGCTCAAACTCAATCCGCAGCGCAGAAAAGCAATCGCCAGTAAGCTCGACGACACCGGCCTCAAGCTCGCATCCTTGATGGAACACTGTGACCTCACCGGCTCACCTGCCAGTCAGCAACCGGTCCTCGAACGTCTCAAACGGGCCGCCCAGCTCGGCCACGATCTCAAACCTGATCATCCCCCGCTCATCGAAACCACCGCGGGCAGCGGCAAGTGGGAAGACCGCAAAGAGGAAATGCGCGACAACCTCAAAGGCTGGGCCCAGGTCGCGGAAAGCACACAAACGGTCATCGCCGTCAAGCCGCATCGGGGTGGCGTCGTCGATCGACCCGAACAGGGCGTCTGGCTCGTCGAACAGATCAATAGCCCCTGGATTCGCCTCAACTACGATTTTAGCCATTTCACGCACCGCGACATCTCCCTGGAAGATTCGCTGAAAACCATGCTCCCCTACACCAGCTTCATCCAGATTAAAGACACCGTTCTCAAAGACAACAAAGCTCGCTTTGTGCTCCCCGGCGAAAGCGGCGACATCGATTACGTCCGCCTGCTCAAACTCGCCGTCGCGGGGGGTTACCGCGGAGATATCTGCTGCGAAGTCAGCGGCATGGTCTTCAAACAGCCCGGCTACGATCCCGTCGCGGCTGCGAAGACCTGCTATCAGAATATCGCCCCTGCCTTCCAGAAAGCCGGCATTCAGCGCAGCTGA